One window of Desulfobacteraceae bacterium genomic DNA carries:
- a CDS encoding DUF3313 domain-containing protein, which yields MKKTVKAVLAMGIGLAFAGGIISCATTGSQTPEAAPKPQKAGFLGEYAENLAPGPEGGAKMRWLKPGVDFAKYNKVMLDSVIFFFADDSEYKGIDANELKELADGFNLQLVTTLKERYPIVAEPGPDVLRVRIAITDLKQSRPGLSGISTVVPIGLGVSILKKGATGSWAGSGSTSAELMALDSLSNDVIAVAQDDRSAAFTERFTKWGSAEEAFKFWSERIKLFLDNARGAKQ from the coding sequence ATGAAAAAGACAGTCAAAGCGGTTTTGGCAATGGGCATCGGTTTGGCGTTCGCGGGGGGTATCATTTCCTGCGCCACCACGGGTTCGCAAACGCCGGAAGCCGCACCTAAACCGCAAAAGGCGGGTTTTCTCGGAGAATACGCCGAGAATTTAGCGCCCGGCCCCGAGGGCGGGGCCAAGATGCGCTGGTTGAAACCGGGGGTTGATTTTGCGAAATACAACAAGGTGATGCTGGACAGCGTCATCTTCTTCTTTGCTGACGACTCGGAATACAAGGGCATCGATGCCAACGAATTGAAGGAACTGGCCGACGGCTTCAACCTGCAACTGGTCACCACCCTCAAAGAACGCTATCCCATCGTGGCCGAACCCGGCCCGGACGTCCTTCGGGTCCGAATCGCCATCACGGACCTCAAGCAGAGCCGGCCCGGCTTGAGCGGTATCAGCACGGTCGTCCCGATTGGATTGGGTGTGAGTATTCTCAAGAAGGGCGCCACGGGTTCGTGGGCGGGGTCGGGGTCGACCAGTGCGGAGTTGATGGCGCTGGACTCGCTGTCCAACGATGTCATTGCCGTTGCCCAGGACGATAGAAGCGCCGCCTTCACCGAACGCTTCACCAAGTGGGGATCGGCGGAGGAAGCCTTCAAGTTCTGGTCGGAGAGGATCAAATTGTTCCTGGACAACGCCCGCGGTGCCAAGCAGTAG